TGTCCTAGAAATTAagagaatattttcttcctttttttttttttttttttttttttttttttgagacagagcctcactctttcgccgaggctggagtgcagtggcatgatcttggctcagtgcaacttccacctcccaggttcaagtggttctcctgcctcagcctcccgagtagctgggattacatgtgcccaccaccatgcctggctaatttttgaattcttaatagaaacagggttttaccatgttggccaggctggtcttgaactcttgacctcaggtaatctgtctgcctcggtctcccaaagtgctgggattataggcgtgagccactgtgcccagccctagagaatattttaaactatttgttaagaaataatacatcattatacattaataaactatatatatttgaaaaacaatagTATTTCTCCCCAAATTTTAGGGTGAAGAGTTGCACTGTTTTACATTTCTGCAAATCTCTTTCAATGTCTCTTAATAGAAGACAGTcaaattttcatgtttatttctgcaGGAAATCTGTTGCCATATCACATGTCACATAGCCTCTGGAAAATTCCACCCTCAGGACAGAGTGAGAATGGAAAAGGCAGTAATGGCTtggaattataataaaaatagttttgactaATTGGACCCCTGAAGGGCTCTCTCCAGACCGCACTTTGAATACCGCTGATTTGGAACATTCTTATAAAACAAGTGCATGCTCACTGTAGAGAAACTTTAAACGTATAGAAAATgtggtaagaaaatgaaaactgccCATCATGTCACAATGCTGTGAGTTTCTTTTTGAATCATAAAGTATAGCTAGCAACTCACTGGTATTTGAGTGGCTTGGATTCAAGGTGGGTTGGGCAGACGTAAGTGGCCTTTGAGTTTTGAATGGGTACAAGGATGCTCTAATATCCCACAAAGCTGATGCTGGTTCCTGGTTGCAGGCGGAGTTGACCTGGAAACCTCTCCTTGGCCACTGTCCTTTCTAAAGAACTCATTTCCAGAGTCCACCAGCACAGAACTGGTGGGGGAGCCTCCTAGGAGCAGAGAAAATGGCCATCTTCAGGCAGCTGTCCCTAGGCGCGAAGGCCACCCTGGCTGCCGTCACTGTCTTCGTGTCCATGATCGCCTCCCGCTCGTATCTGGCAGACAGCCTTGAGCTCAGGGCCTGGCGTTGGCTGCTTCGCTTGCAGCTTGCCCTGTTTGTCAACTCGCTCTTGCTCATTGGCTCCCTCTACATTTGGCGCAGCACAGTTAGCAACCTCTGCCACTCCCCAGCTGCGGAGTCGACCTGTTTTCAGCTTTGGAAGGTGGTGGTTCTGGCATTTCTGGCCCTGGCCCATTCCAGTTTCTTCACCATGTTTTTTTTAGTGGCCGAGGAGCCCTATCTCTTTTCCTTGGCAGCCTACTCCTGCCTGGGTGCTTACATCATCATGCTCTTCTTCCTCTGCATCCTCAGCGGCATGGAGCAGGCCTACCAGCtcttggcctggcgcagtggtaGGGTCGTGGGCAGCCTTGACAAGACAAGGAAGCTGGTGCTCAGGCCTGCCCTGGCAGTGGGAGTTACTGCTGTGCTCAGCGTGGCCGGGATTCTGAATGCTGCGCAGCCCCCGGCTGTGAAAACTGTGGAGGTGCCCATCCATCAGCTGCCCGCCTCAATGAACAACCTCAAGATCGTGCTCCTCTCAGACATTCACTTGGGCCCCACAGTGGGCAGGACCAAGATGGAGATGTTTGTGGGGATGGTGAATGTGCTGGAACCAGACGTCACCGTGATCGTGGGTGACCTCTCCGACTCGGAAGCCTCGGTCCTGCGGACGGCTGTCGCTCCTCTGGGCCAGCTTCATTCACGTCTCGGTGCCTACTTCGTCACAGGCAATCATGAGTACTACACGTCAGATGTCAGCAACTGGTTTGCACTTCTGGAATCCCTGCATGTCCAGCCTCTTCATAATGAGAACGTGAAGATTTCCGCCACACGGGCCCAacgtggtggtggtggcagtggcggTGGGAGTGAGGATGAAGACTGGATCTGCTTGGCTGGGGTGGACGATATTGAAGCAGACATCCTGCACTACTCTGGCCATGGCATGGATCTTGACAAGGCCCTGGAGGGCTGCAGCCCAGACCATACAATCATCTTGCTAGCTCACCAGCCCCTGGCTGCCAAGCGAGCTCTCCAGGCTCGGCCAGATATTAACCTGATCCTTTCTGGGCACACACATGCTGGGCAGATCTTCCCCTTGAACGTAGCAGCCTATCTCCTGAATCCCTTCTTTGCTGGTCTCTACCAAGTGGCCCAGGCTACATTCGTATATGTCAGCCCGGGCACAGCCTACTACGGGATACCCATGAGGTTGGGTAGCAGGGCGGAGATCACAGAGCTCATCCTGCGGCGGTCTCCCTGAACCGGCCCTGCCCTGTGCACCTCTGCCCTGCCCTTGCCCTCAACCCTCCATCCTGCTTCAGAGTGGTTTGCCTGCTTTTCCCCTCCAGCCTTGCCCACCCAGCCTTGCCTACACACCCTTGGTCACAAGCCTGATTCAAACAGTGACTCCTGGTGGGGCTGCCTGGCATGTGCAGGCTGGTTTAACCGTTTCCTTGGCCGGTTGCTTTTTTTGATGCACTTGTGAGATCACTAAGGTCACATATATGAGCACTCCCCTCTATTTTCCAGGTGGTGTGGAGTGGGGACCTTCTCCTGCAGAGCTCCCAGGGATGAACCTCCCCTTGGGGTTGCTAGAAAGGAATACCTCTAGAATACCTCTAGAAGGTGGGGCCGAGGAGGAGCAGGAGCGTTTTTCTCTTGGtgttttaaaactgtctttaggACTTAATTGGTTTCCAGAATCATTGATCCAGAGCCGTTCTGGGGAAGGGGCAGTGTTGCCAGGTAATTTGGGAGAACAGGCAAGATGGAAGGGCCCCTTGGCTGCTagagaagaatattttcttttcctctgcttctATCAGGATCACCTCTATTGAGGGCATCAGCAAAATCTACTGGAATGCAAAGCTCCTCCTGTTCCAGGCCTTGAGGGATGCTATTTAACTGTCTGTGCTCCTGGGCCTTTGGGGGCAAGGTCGGGGGAGAAGAACGATGGGCGCCGTGGTCGGTGATGGTGGGAACGTGGCTGCTTAGGAATTCGGAAGGCTTTGCCTCCCTTGCCTCATTTTATACAACCCTTTGGGGAGCTAATTGGGGACAGGCTGCTTTTCCCtatttggagatgaggaaaccaaggcaaaGAGAGATAGGGCACAGGCAATATGACAAGATGTGTAGGAGATTTGGGGCTAGAAACCAGGTCTTTTACCTCCCAGTAAAAGCGGTGCTTTTCCACCATGTGTTGATGAAGTAGCTGCATCTGTTGCAGGTGGTCTGTTGCAGGTGAGCGCGGGATTCAAATGCAGTTCACCAATTCACAGTGCAGAGAGAATGAACAAGGGCCTAGGACCCCATGCTCTTTCTAAGTGGTTTGCTTGAGGCTGATTTCAACTTACCCATACCGGCATGGACTGGAGCCTGGAAGGGAGTCACCTAGTTTCAGTGTAGGATGTCTTACATTTGAAGAAGAGTCAGGAAACTGGAACCCTCCACCTCCGACCCCACGTTTGGGTTTGATTTTTCTGTGAGCAGCCGGGCTCACTCTGTCAGTGGGGGAGATGAGGCCTGCATGGGAGTGGCAGTGCTGTGTGCCTCTGGCAGGGCCTGCAGACTCCTCTCCCTGGGCCTGGCTGTGGAATGCAGAGACTGTTCTTCCTGCTAGGTGGCTTCCAACCCACTTGCCTGACCCTTTAAGAGCTGCCCTTGGGCTCTGGCCATGAAATGATAGGGCCATCCCCACTGGCTTCTAGACCCATAGAAAAACCAGGCAGGGATTATAATGTCTGGAGTGACCCTGTTGGCCTGGCCCTTTTGCCGGAAGCAACAGATCGTTTGATCCTGAGATGGAGATAAGCACCTGTGTTAGAAAAGGCCTCACTGAGAAGACAGGGCTGGGCCAGTTTCCTGCTGGGTGATTTAGGCTTGTGATGGATAGTCTTCCTCCGATGGGGACTGAAGAAACTCGCTTTGACTGGAGAGGCTAACCCTGCTACTCACTCGCTGGGCAGCGGTGGGTGGGTAACTTTCCCTTACTGAGCCTTGGTTTCCATCAAccctaaaatggggataattatcgCATCTACCTCAAGATTGTTTTGTCAGGAGGGATCCATCAAGCCTTGTGCATGAGTTCCACATGGCACAGTGTGCACAGTGAACACTCAATGTTAATTTTTCAGCTTTCCAGTGGAGCTTGCTAAGGAACTGTGTTGGGCACAGGTGCCCGGAGGATTCATGAAGCAGCCAGTCCTGAGGAATGTGAGTGGGTAACGAGTTGCCTGCTGCTGGGGCCGGTGATGTGTCAAAGCAGCAACTGCTGGGGGTTTGCCTTCCTCCCCTCGTGCGCATTCTGGCAGGCAAAGGgggtttcttcctttcctctttgttttcctGGTGTATAGTGCGGTTCTGGGGGATCTGGAAACCACCCTTTTTGTTCCCAGGCAGCCACAGTATTGACAGTGGGCCATCTCATGCAgtttaaaatgtatctttgaGTTGAAATTTTGGtggtttccttcttcttttctctcttccctgtcCTTCCAAACTCACTTTTCTTGTGACCCGACTGCATTTTGTGAATCATCCTTCCTCCCTTTCAGTTCTCGCTTTGGATTTCACTAGGTGGGCTCCATGGTGCCATTTCACTTCCACTGTTTGGTGCCACTGGTAATGTTTGACTCACCTGTCGTGTGTTATTTCACTGATTTCTTGATTTTGCATCTTTCTTATCAGTGACCTGGGCTTGATGAAATTAGCTTTCATGAagtccttttttttgttgtttaattttgcatccttacctcttttctttctcttgaatgcCATCATTGTGTGGTCTTATATACCCTTCATCCACTCTGAAGTCCTTGCTTGACTGATTGCTTTCTATTAGCAGAAAGAAAACAGGTCCATTCCATGTATCTGAGAAACAACATCAACACCCTCTCATATCTGGTTTGTATTCCCTGGCTCGGCGGACATTTTTCCAGCAGAAATTTCTCCATCACTGTCCAGATTCTGGCCCTGGTGGGCAGGACTCCATGACACCTTTATTGCCTctgttcaacattcttaaaccattgaccttcttttttttgtttgtttgtggctGGGGGAGGTGGTGAGAGACATTACTTGAAGCTTGATCATTCTTTcagtttcatttgtttatttttaatctgttagATGCAAATTGAAATGCAATGCCTTTTGAAGATTAGCAATAGCATCTGTAGTACATGATGctgttacaaaataataaattaatcctGCTTCCATTCCTACCAAATACCCATCCATGCTTTTTTCCCCTcgtattttgtttggtttgttttaaacttttcgTACATGTACCTATCTCCCAGCTTTCACAAGGATGACAAGACCATTCTGCCATCATTTCTCGGCTACCCCTGCCCCACTTGTACTCTTTATTTTTTGGCTGGAGTATAATTAAGGTAAATCATAGAAAACATAACGTTACCCCAAAATTACTTCAGTATGAATCCTTTTTCAAAAAGCATACCTATAATGTCATTATCATATCCAATGAAATTAACAGTGATTCTTGAATATTATCTAATAGCTAGTTAGGAGATTTGGGGCTAGTAGCCAGATTTTCGACCTCTTTAAAGAAGTGTTCTTTCCACTGTCTGAGTATTAAGTAGCTGTATCTGTCACAAATGAGTATAGGATTCAAATGCAATTAATTGTGTGAAGAGTTAGTGTTTAGTtttcatgattatctcaattatattttttattgtggcaaaaaattgactatcttaaccattttttttgttctttttgttgctgttgatcttaaccatttttaagtgaacagttcaacagtgttaagtatattcacattgttgtgaaattGATCTAATTGATCtgtagaactttttcatcttgcaactCTATACCCATTGAGCAACAAGGCTCCATTtcccccttcctccagcccctggtgaccacaattctattttctgtttctatggctttgactactttagatacctcatagaagtgaaatcatgcagtttttgtctttttgtggcgGGCTTGTTTCAGTTAGTATAATGACCTTAAGGTTGTGGCACGTGACtggatttctattctttttaaggCTGGACC
Above is a window of Macaca thibetana thibetana isolate TM-01 chromosome 2, ASM2454274v1, whole genome shotgun sequence DNA encoding:
- the TMPPE gene encoding transmembrane protein with metallophosphoesterase domain produces the protein MAIFRQLSLGAKATLAAVTVFVSMIASRSYLADSLELRAWRWLLRLQLALFVNSLLLIGSLYIWRSTVSNLCHSPAAESTCFQLWKVVVLAFLALAHSSFFTMFFLVAEEPYLFSLAAYSCLGAYIIMLFFLCILSGMEQAYQLLAWRSGRVVGSLDKTRKLVLRPALAVGVTAVLSVAGILNAAQPPAVKTVEVPIHQLPASMNNLKIVLLSDIHLGPTVGRTKMEMFVGMVNVLEPDVTVIVGDLSDSEASVLRTAVAPLGQLHSRLGAYFVTGNHEYYTSDVSNWFALLESLHVQPLHNENVKISATRAQRGGGGSGGGSEDEDWICLAGVDDIEADILHYSGHGMDLDKALEGCSPDHTIILLAHQPLAAKRALQARPDINLILSGHTHAGQIFPLNVAAYLLNPFFAGLYQVAQATFVYVSPGTAYYGIPMRLGSRAEITELILRRSP